From a region of the Streptomyces sp. NBC_01454 genome:
- a CDS encoding helix-turn-helix domain-containing protein: MNESGIGELLVRLRNARGSVTQAKVAAEFNEVEGSAVPTMTGKEIGRYEREVRLPSERTRSILARVFGVDPALLDQAHASSRRRKAEECGKTARSAPTAAMAAAGRAAVPPSACVLAADAARSARFARFIASTNSNETTVEQLDADIARLARHFVSRPLKELYAEIRELRDETFDLLRGRQRPQQTSDLLVAASRLCGLSAHVCLDAGDYDSAGSHARAAWSCAEAAGHHEMQAWVRSVESLIAFWNGNPQRAADLAKHGQRYVAHGSVGVRLASLEARALAVAGDAQGAVAALMTAEKVRDAMKGPDMMPGVFGFPTAKQFTYAGTMHLAIGGPKHVRQAIDCAETAVNLYHAAAPDDRSTFDLLAANLDLARGRMLAGETEAAEVLLGAVLDSGPGQLSASILNRLGALADELGAAQYRGSPQIAHLRARIVHAAVPAAASAATPRSR, encoded by the coding sequence ATGAACGAGTCAGGTATCGGGGAGCTGCTCGTTCGGCTGCGCAACGCTCGCGGATCGGTGACGCAGGCGAAGGTCGCAGCGGAATTCAACGAGGTCGAGGGCAGTGCTGTGCCCACGATGACAGGCAAGGAAATCGGCAGATACGAGCGCGAGGTGCGTCTGCCCTCCGAGAGAACGCGCAGCATCCTGGCGCGGGTGTTCGGTGTCGACCCGGCGCTGTTGGATCAGGCCCATGCGTCCAGTCGGCGGCGCAAGGCAGAGGAATGCGGGAAGACGGCCCGGTCAGCTCCGACGGCTGCAATGGCCGCTGCCGGGCGGGCAGCCGTGCCTCCGTCTGCCTGTGTGCTCGCCGCGGACGCAGCGCGGTCGGCGAGGTTCGCGCGGTTCATCGCGTCGACGAACTCGAATGAGACCACGGTCGAACAGCTCGACGCGGATATTGCCCGGCTCGCTCGGCACTTCGTCAGCCGCCCGCTGAAGGAGCTGTACGCAGAGATTCGCGAGCTTCGTGACGAGACGTTCGATCTGCTGCGGGGGCGGCAACGGCCACAGCAGACGTCCGACCTGTTGGTCGCCGCGAGCAGGCTGTGCGGTCTGTCGGCCCACGTCTGCCTCGATGCCGGCGACTACGACTCAGCGGGCAGTCATGCGCGCGCTGCCTGGTCCTGCGCGGAGGCTGCCGGGCACCACGAGATGCAAGCCTGGGTCAGGTCGGTTGAGTCGCTCATTGCCTTTTGGAATGGCAACCCGCAGCGAGCGGCGGACCTCGCCAAGCACGGTCAGCGCTACGTGGCCCACGGGAGCGTGGGTGTTCGGCTCGCGAGTCTTGAGGCAAGGGCTCTCGCCGTCGCCGGTGACGCACAAGGCGCCGTCGCGGCGCTGATGACAGCCGAGAAGGTCAGAGACGCGATGAAGGGGCCGGACATGATGCCCGGCGTTTTCGGCTTCCCCACCGCCAAGCAATTCACGTACGCCGGAACCATGCACTTGGCAATTGGCGGCCCAAAACATGTGCGGCAGGCGATCGATTGCGCTGAGACGGCAGTCAACCTGTACCACGCAGCCGCACCCGACGACCGCTCGACGTTCGACCTGCTCGCCGCAAACCTCGACCTCGCTCGGGGGCGCATGCTCGCGGGGGAGACCGAGGCGGCTGAGGTGCTGCTGGGCGCGGTTCTGGACTCCGGGCCGGGGCAGCTTTCCGCCAGCATCCTCAACCGGCTTGGAGCATTGGCCGACGAGCTGGGAGCCGCGCAGTACCGTGGCTCACCGCAGATTGCTCATCTGCGTGCTCGCATTGTGCACGCTGCTGTGCCCGCGGCAGCGTCTGCCGCTACTCCCCGGAGCCGCTGA
- a CDS encoding DUF6415 family natural product biosynthesis protein encodes MKPQQLKSAGEAPTTSRDRRAPLDLDAMRYTISRARGQSSVPLRYDELTELESELRGHIERLLPTTREAVDRLWHGGTVWHQQISRLDGIERQVGQGLGTGVLSAHVQVQQLAKDCQWLIDHQRQQ; translated from the coding sequence GTGAAACCGCAACAACTGAAGTCGGCGGGTGAGGCACCCACAACGAGCCGCGACCGAAGGGCTCCCCTCGACCTCGACGCCATGCGGTACACGATCAGCCGCGCACGAGGTCAGAGCAGCGTGCCGCTCCGCTATGACGAGCTGACCGAGCTGGAGTCCGAACTCCGTGGCCACATCGAAAGGTTGCTGCCGACCACCCGCGAGGCTGTCGACAGGCTGTGGCACGGCGGGACTGTATGGCATCAGCAGATTTCCCGTCTGGACGGCATCGAGCGCCAGGTCGGACAGGGGCTGGGCACAGGTGTGCTCTCCGCACACGTGCAAGTGCAGCAGCTCGCGAAGGACTGCCAATGGCTCATCGACCACCAGAGGCAGCAGTAA